A genomic segment from Lytechinus variegatus isolate NC3 chromosome 10, Lvar_3.0, whole genome shotgun sequence encodes:
- the LOC121423353 gene encoding G-protein coupled receptor GRL101-like, protein MQFIDWVARCDRVVDCHDFSDEIGCLTQDEECPYRCRDSDICLLDAYQCDGWFDCPNRDDEDNCEIAKCPDGYVCGEAPFNDNNGPVNFCERFVWQPFWVNATRPWKRDDIKNTAKKAVILYMNGIPTTLEEGSFKGLHNVNNLNLASCELSYLTPGVFDGLDRLYILELGDNRLTIIEEGLFRNLFYLGVITLEANHAIQFEEGCFQGLPRLFAIDLTNNSLTKFSPGTFKDLGVSFQRLILKWNQLTSLDETLFYGIGHELLRVNLGDNLIEYIAPGTFQNLSKLTDLVITSLSPKSIPLYTGIFDGLDSLSALYVYDSRFCCLTPDTVNCIEERPPHPLFTCRKTFLQNHTIKVFIWILGISALVGNSFVLVLRLKSTPTTRVARIQSMIITNLALSDLLMGVYMVLLAVMDVYIGESYFWEGRAEEWRASITCQIAGFISVLSSETSVFLLILLTIDRFICVVFPFSKMHLGIASTRIAIAIIWVASIFLSVIGVLLHNISPDAYSLSDVCVGLPFIRKSTDLRTEVDTRTTDQYGIPYFTTIAGSTESTWTYSIIIFLGINLCSFIIILLLYIGIFIKVRFVRAEVGRTNQSSNEVKMALKMLLIVGTDFCCWMPIIIIGILVQTVGVEVTPDIYAWLVVFVLPINSSLNPYLYTIINLVSK, encoded by the exons ATGCAATTCATTGATTGGGTTGCGAGATGCGATCGGGTTGTTGATTGCCATGATTTCTCAGACGAAATTGGTTGTCTTACTCAAG ATGAAGAATGTCCATACCGGTGCCGTGATAGTGATATATGCCTTCTCGATGCCTACCAATGTGACGGATGGTTCGACTGCCCCAACCGCGACGACGAGGACAACTGCG AAATTGCGAAATGCCCCGATGGATATGTTTGTGGTGAGGCGCCATTTAATGATAACAACGGTCCAGTCAACTTTTGTGAGAGATTtgtttggcagccattttgggtAAATGCAACAAGGCCATGGAAGAGGGACGATATCAAGAACACGGCTAAGAAAGCTGTCATTCT TTATATGAACGGCATACCCACTACTTTAGAAGAAGGATCGTTTAAAGGATTGCATAATGTAAACAATTT gaatcttgCATCGTGTGAATTATCTTACCTGACACCAGGAGTATTCGATGGTTTGGATCGCTTGTATATACT gGAACTTGGGGATAATCGTCTGACTATCATAGAAGAAGGTTTATTCAGGAATCTGTTCTATCTGGGAGTGAT aacaTTGGAAGCTAACCATGCGATTCAATTTGAGGAAGGATGCTTTCAAGGTTTACCCAGACTCTTCGCCAT CGATCTGACGAACAACTCGCTTACCAAGTTCAGCCCTGGGACCTTCAAAGATCTTGGTGTTTCTTTTCAGAGATT AATATTGAAATGGAACCAATTAACATCGTTAGACGAGACATTGTTCTATGGAATAGGACACGAATTGCTTCGAGT gaATCTTGGTGATAACCTCATAGAATACATTGCACCGGGAACATTTCAGAATCTTTCCAAACTCACAGACTT GGTCATCACATCACTAAGCCCTAAATCTATCCCTCTTTATACTGGCATATTTGATGGACTGGACAGTTTATCAGCTTT GTATGTCTACGATTCCCGCTTCTGCTGTTTAACCCCAGACACCGTGAACTGCATTGAAGAGCGCCCTCCTCACCCCCTGTTCACTTGTCGCAAGACATTCCTTCAGAACCACACCATCAAGGTCTTCATATGGATCTTAGGAATAAGTGCTTTAGTGGGAAATTCATTTGTCCTGGTGTTGAGGTTAAAAAGCACACCGACCACCAGGGTAGCCAGGATACAGTCAATGATCATCACCAACCTGGCCTTGTCAGATCTTCTGATGGGTGTTTATATGGTTCTCCTTGCCGTGATGGATGTCTACATCGGGGAGTCTTACTTCTGGGAGGGGCGAGCTGAGGAGTGGAGGGCAAGCATCACTTGTCAAATCGCTGGATTCATCTCTGTTCTAAGCAGTGAGACATCTGTATTCTTGCTCATCCTTCTTACGATCGACCGCTTCATCTGTGTTGTGTTCCCATTCAGCAAAATGCATTTGGGAATTGCATCTACTCGCATTGCAATTGCGATCATTTGGGTTGCATCTATATTCCTCAGCGTGATAGGTGTATTGCTGCATAACATCAGTCCAGATGCATACAGCCTCAGTGATGTCTGCGTTGGTCTCCCGTTCATCCGAAAGTCGACAGACCTCCGAACAGAAGTGGACACCCGGACCACCGACCAGTATGGAATACCCTACTTCACCACAATTGCCGGCTCTACTGAATCAACCTGGACATACTCTATCATTATATTCCTGGGGATCAATCTATGTagcttcatcatcattcttctCTTGTACATCGGCATCTTCATCAAGGTCCGTTTCGTCCGAGCTGAAGTTGGTCGCACCAACCAATCGTCCAATGAGGTCAAGATGGCACTGAAAATGCTCCTTATCGTCGGCACCGACTTCTGTTGTTGGATGccgatcatcatcatcggtaTTCTAGTCCAGACAGTAGGGGTCGAAGTTACACCGGACATCTACGCCTGGCTGGTCGTCTTTGTCCTACCCATCAACTCATCCCTCAATCCTTATCTCTACACTATCATAAATCTAGTTTCTAAATAA